The following are encoded in a window of Amblyraja radiata isolate CabotCenter1 chromosome 7, sAmbRad1.1.pri, whole genome shotgun sequence genomic DNA:
- the mettl8 gene encoding LOW QUALITY PROTEIN: mRNA N(3)-methylcytidine methyltransferase METTL8 (The sequence of the model RefSeq protein was modified relative to this genomic sequence to represent the inferred CDS: deleted 1 base in 1 codon): protein MSAIPTSRRQGPESRGIAFTSGCSAQRWCPRSVGRHFIQMKRRPQMALIHTVSIALLKKLGLHCRFQSTGRPTAPLGSRILSDPSRVFEHNMWDHMQWTPEQEALARQKAEENSSVKVSIEEQVKYDKDACSYWNEFYRAHQNKFFKDRRWLFMEFPELLPHRTHECNEVVLEPEKTSILFSAVCSQMQTKLDSVYKTYAEQAVETVRKQNLQRTNDDMNMEHKGQDWKWMDRQKNQGYFPGIDFNFKIFEVGCGAGNSVFPILSKIRDSSTFLYCCDFSTHAVHLVTCHPLYNASQCHAFVHDMCDEATSTYPFPDGSIDVILLVFVLSSIHPERMQMVINRLSKLLKPGGMILFRDYGRYDLSQLRLKKVTQVMRNSMTNVPENHDDCRCLFGNFYVRGDGTRVYFFTNEEIARIFISAGLKEVQNVMDRRLQVNRKKKVAMHRVWVQCKYQKPFTKDLH from the exons GAGACATTTCATCCAAATGAAGAGGAGGCCACAAATGGCATTGATTCACACGGTGTCTATTGCATTGCTGAAGAAACTTGGCTTGCACTGCAGATTTCAAAGTACCGGACGACCCACTGCTCCTCTTGGCTCCCGAATTTTATCTGATCCCAGCCGAGTGTTTGAGCACAATATGTG GGATCACATGCAATGGACTCCAGAGCAGGAAGCTCTTGCTAGACAAAAAGCTGAAGAAAATTCTAGTGTTAAAGTCTCAATAGAAGAACAAG TCAAATACGATAAAGATGCCTGTAGCTACTGGAATGAATTCTACAGAGCTCACCAAAACAAATTCTTCAAAGATCGTAGATGGTTGTTCATGGAATTTCCCGAGCTCCTGCCACACAGAACACACGAGTGTAATGAAGTTGTCCTTGAACCGGAAAAGACTTCCATATTATTTTCTGCCGTTTGCTCGCAGATGCAAACAAAATTGGACAGTGTTTACAAGACCTATGCTGAACAGGCAGTTGAAACTGTG AGAAAGCAGAATCTGCAGAGAACAAATGATGACATGAACATGGAGCATAAAGGACAAGACTGGAAATGGATGGACAGACAAAAGAATCAAGGATATTTTCCTGGTATTGACTTCAATTTCAAAATATTTGAG GTTGGATGCGGTGCAGGAAACAGTGTTTTTCCTATCTTGAGTAAAATTCG AGATTCCAGTACATTCCTTTATTGTTGTGATTTTTCAACACATGCCGTGCATCTGGTGACG TGTCACCCTTTATACAATGCATCCCAGTGTCATGCCTTTGTTCATGATATGTGTGATGAAGCAACTTCCACTTACCCGTTTCCAGATGGAAGTATTGATGTCATTCTCCTTGTATTTGTGCTTTCTTCTATTCATCCAGAAAG GATGCAGATGGTAATAAATAGATTGAGCAAGTTACTCAAACCTGGAGGAATGATATTGTTTCGGGATTATGGTAGATATGATTTGTCTCAGCTTAGATTGAAGAAAG TGACTCAGGTCATGCGCAACTCCATGACAAACGTCCCAGAAAATCATGACGATT GTCGTTGtttatttggaaacttttatgtaCGAGGAGATGGTACTCGTGTTTACTTCTTTACTAATG AAGAGATTGCACGTATATTCATCTCGGCAGGTTTGAAAGAAGTTCAAAATGTAATGGATCGACGACTCCAAGTTAACCGCAAAAAGAAAGTTGCAATGCATCGTGTTTGGGTGCAATGCAAATACCAAAAACCATTCACAAAAGATTTACATTAA